TCATCTCTCTGGCTTCATCAAGGCTCCTAAACTCATTGAGCCATATCAATTCCTCTTTTATCGTTCTTATTACCCTCTCAGTGTCAGCATTTCCCTTAGGATTGTCATAAGATGTAAATATTTGCTCTACTCCAAGCACTGCCATTTCCCTCATAAAAGCCCTGGATGTGGGCTGACTGCCGTTGTCACTTACAAGCTTTAATCCACTGCCTCTTATCCTGTCTTGAAATTCAGCCTGTAATGCCTTATCTAATGCAGCCATCCATTCAGCCGTCCTTGCCCTTAATGAAACCTCCAAGCCCACTATTTTCTTCGTATACCAGTCAAGTACCACTATTAAATATGCCCATCCAATACAAGGTATCATAAATTTAGTCATGTCAATTCCCCAGATTTCTTTCGGTCTGTTCGCCCTGGGCTTTCTACCCTCAGATTTCCTTTTAGCCCTGTGAACTATCTGGCTGACAAGTAATCCATGCTCTTTCATTATCTTTCTTACTGTCTTATGATTAACAAAAACTCCTTCTCTGTGTCTCAGCCAGGCAGTCACCCTCCGGTATCCCCAAAAAGGATGTTCTGCTTTTATAGCTTTTATTTTTAGTACTAACTCTAAAACATTTTTTATTCGCTTCGGTTTTTCAGCCTCCCTGGATTTAACAAAACTATAATACCTGCTTCTTGACAATCCCAATGCTTTACAAGACTCTTTCACTGTATAGCCTTCTTTGCGTAAATTGCTTAACCAATTCTATTTTCTCCCTAACAGTTCTTCTGTTTTTTTTAATATCTCTATCTGGATTGCCTGTTTCCCTATGATTCTCTGAAGCTTGTCTATCTCTGCTTTGTAAATGCTTTCATCAGCACTGCCACTGTTAAGTGCTTTTTTACCACCTTCCAAAAATTTGTCTCTCCAGCGATAATAAAGTCCTTGACTTATTTTGTGCTCCCTGCAGATGTCAGCTACTGATTTGACTCCTTTAATTCCTTCCAAAACTATCGCCATTTTTTCTTCTGCTGTCCACTTCCTTTGTTTCATTTATACTGCCCCCTATAAAGTCTTTTCTTTCTGCTTATGCAGAAAGTTTAACCTCTACTAATTGACTGTGTCCACTATTTAAGGGGTTCAGTATACCCTTTCTGTCACCCTGAGGCGTAAGCCGAAGGGTCTCCTCATGAGGAGATTCCTCACTACGTTCGGAATGTTCCGTGTTCTTTTGTCAAGTGCTTTTTACCAAACTGGGATTGAATTCTTTCCCACTTCTCAATACTCCAAAACACTGCCTGAGCAACTTATGCCCCACTGCCACCAATGCCAACTTCTTTGACTTCCCTTTTTTCAATAATCTCTCATATAATCCCTTGCAATATACATTCACCCTTATCGCTGACAGTGTACACATATAAAAAACCTTCCTCACATAACTGTTGCCCCTCTTCATTATGCTTCCCCTCCCCCTCACTGTATCTCCACTCTCATACGGCGAGGGACATATCCCTACAAAACTCCCTACTTCCTTCGCTCTGCTAAACCCCTCAAATCCCCTAAGCATTGATACTACTACACTTATCGCTCTGTCACTTATCCCAGGTATGCTCTCAAGTAATTCCCACTGCTTCTTAAATTTTTCCCTGCAAAGCTTCTGTATTTCTTTCTCTACTTTTTTCATGCTACTGCTCAGTGCCTTTATTATCCCATCATAATACCTTAGCACTTTCTTGATGCCCTCCATAGGAACATGGCTCAATGCCTCCCTCTGATTCTTAACCATGTTTATCTGCTTCTGAAAATCATCAAGTAACCTCAACCGAGTTTCTATTTGCTTCTGAGCCTCTGTCTTAGGTCTATATAGCTTCCCATCAAAAAATTGCCTCCCATACTCAGCTATCACTATGGAGTCTACTTTGTCTGTCTTTGCTCTCTTGCCCTTTGCCTCAAAAAATTTCCTCATTGAATAAGGATTAATCACTCCTACATTATATCCACTCTCATACAGATAATGAGCCAATCTCAGATGATAGACCCCTGTATGCTCCATAACAATTAGTAACTCCGATTTTTTTATCTCTTTCAAATGCCTATTCAATTCCTTCTCAAATTCCTCTGGACAATATAAACTCTTAAATGTTACTGTAGTGTCTCCATTGAGTATCGCTGCATTAAGATACTTCTTTGATACATCAATGCCTATAAAAACTTTGTAAGTGCTCATTATAAACCCCTCCTTATTAGTATATTGATTTTTTAGGAGGACTTCCTTTAACCTATCATCGTGGTAAGTAATACAGGTTCCAGACCTGATGTTCCCGTTCAGGTTCAGGAATCGCAAGGAGAGGGAGCAACATTCCGAACGGTCTTGCATGA
The Thermodesulfovibrio yellowstonii DSM 11347 DNA segment above includes these coding regions:
- a CDS encoding transposase; this encodes MKQRKWTAEEKMAIVLEGIKGVKSVADICREHKISQGLYYRWRDKFLEGGKKALNSGSADESIYKAEIDKLQRIIGKQAIQIEILKKTEELLGRK
- a CDS encoding IS110 family transposase — its product is MSTYKVFIGIDVSKKYLNAAILNGDTTVTFKSLYCPEEFEKELNRHLKEIKKSELLIVMEHTGVYHLRLAHYLYESGYNVGVINPYSMRKFFEAKGKRAKTDKVDSIVIAEYGRQFFDGKLYRPKTEAQKQIETRLRLLDDFQKQINMVKNQREALSHVPMEGIKKVLRYYDGIIKALSSSMKKVEKEIQKLCREKFKKQWELLESIPGISDRAISVVVSMLRGFEGFSRAKEVGSFVGICPSPYESGDTVRGRGSIMKRGNSYVRKVFYMCTLSAIRVNVYCKGLYERLLKKGKSKKLALVAVGHKLLRQCFGVLRSGKEFNPSLVKST